In one Takifugu flavidus isolate HTHZ2018 chromosome 9, ASM371156v2, whole genome shotgun sequence genomic region, the following are encoded:
- the si:ch73-233f7.1 gene encoding protocadherin-10 isoform X2 translates to MDCRLSRGSWVPVAGLVICLLLCACVVDLVLAQIRYSIPEELEHGAFVGNIAEDLGLDVAKLSARRFRIVSGAKKQYLEVNLENGILFVNEKIDREELCERSPSCFLHLQVVIENPLELYRVEVEILDVNDNSPSFPWSEFNLDITESAAPGSRFPLESAQDQDVGTNSLRSYTLSANAHFVLNIQTRNDGSKFAELVLDTPLDREQQKKHEMVLTAFDGGSPERSGTAVITITVLDANDNVPVFDRAVYRANLVENAPRGTLVLKLNASDLDEGSNGEVTYAFSGHAPLKVRELFNVDPYTGEIRVKGVVDYEKASVYELFVQAKDRGPSAVAVHSKVLVDILDVNDNAPEVILTSVSTPVQEDAPPGTVIAVISVMDRDSAENGNVDCQIPSNVPFQLHSSFRNYYTLVTSEYLDREAVPEYNITLTARDLGAPSLSTRKTILVQVSDINDNPPRFSQPSYTVYVTENNAPGASICSVSAFDPDSNQNAYLSYSILEGQIQGMPVSTYVSINSDNGNIYALRSFDYEQLRNFQILVQAQDAGFPPLASNITVNVFVLDQNDNAPVIVSPLPKNGSVATEVVPRSVDAGYLVAKITALDADAGQNSRLSYQVLQATDPGLFSVALYTGEIRTIRRVVERDATRHRLVIMVKDNGQPPLSATVSIVLTVVDSVPESLSDFGDLTLSPQPPSNLALYLIVSLSTISLIFLVAIIVLAAIKCYKDRETISGYNLPPFACCCCGGFQPEPPPEVFKKSNLNLQISSATKVPTNCMEPCSPGSTPRNNEAKSAECSWNAQSRCSSVNNGATTPNELKQANTDWTLTKNQNSSIKSYNSINMDGTLMRKAMHADPENYVTSMAPGQYWTWGTHMRGMKEYKMSPSSSGVASRPWTPRCTPPPQQQQPPVPPHPHPHPPPDYHHNVYIPGTPSGFCTLRPAAQRSELDVHNSFSTFGKKRRLQMSPQGEAAIINNDLYND, encoded by the exons ATGGATTGCAGACTATCCAGAGGCAGCTGGGTACCGGTAGCTGGCTTGGTTATATGTCTgcttctgtgtgcgtgtgtggtggaCTTGGTCCTCGCTCAGATTCGGTACTCCATCCCCGAGGAGCTGGAACATGGAGCTTTCGTGGGCAACATCGCCGAAGACTTGGGACTGGACGTGGCCAAGCTGTCGGCGCGTCGCTTTCGCATCGTCTCCGGCGCAAAGAAACAATATTTAGAAGTGAACCTTGAAAATGGCATCCTATTTGTGAACGAGAAAAttgacagagaggagctgtgcgAGCGAAGCCCCAGCTGTTTTTTACACCTACAAGTGGTGATTGAGAACCCCTTAGAGTTATACAGAGTGGAAGTGGAGATTTTAGACGTAAATGACAACTCGCCCAGTTTCCCGTGGAGCGAGTTTAACCTCGACATCACGGAATCGGCTGCGCCGGGCTCCCGTTTCCCGTTGGAGAGCGCACAGGACCAAGACGTGGGCACCAACTCTCTGCGCTCCTACACGCTCAGTGCGAACGCGCACTTCGTGCTGAATATCCAGACGCGCAACGATGGAAGCAAGTTCGCCGAGCTCGTCCTGGACACTCCGCTGGACCGGGAACAGCAGAAAAAACACGAAATGGTTCTGACTGCTTTCGACGGGGGGTCTCCGGAACGGTCCGGCACAGCTGTGATAACTATCACCGTGTTAGACGCCAACGATAACGTCCCCGTGTTTGACCGCGCCGTCTACCGGGCGAACCTGGTGGAGAACGCACCGAGGGGGACGCTGGTGCTGAAGCTGAATGCCTCAGACCTGGATGAGGGCTCGAACGGAGAAGTGACATACGCGTTTAGCGGCCACGCACCGCTCAAGGTGCGCGAACTATTCAACGTGGACCCGTACACGGGAGAAATCCGAGTGAAAGGCGTTGTGGACTATGAGAAAGCCAGCGTGTACGAGCTGTTCGTGCAGGCTAAGGATCGGGGACCCTCGGCGGTGGCGGTGCACAGTAAAGTATTGGTCGACATCCTGGACGTGAATGACAACGCACCTGAGGTCATCCTCACATCGGTGTCCACCCCCGTCCAGGAGGACGCGCCACCGGGCACGGTGATTGCCGTGATCAGCGTCATGGATCGCGACTCGGCGGAGAACGGGAACGTTGACTGTCAAATTCCGAGCAACGTCCCCTTTCAGTTGCACTCATCTTTTAGAAATTATTACACCCTGGTGACAAGCgagtacctggacagggaagcGGTGCCTGAGTACAACATCACGCTGACAGCCCGAGACCTGGGCGCCCCCTCGCTCTCCACCAGGAAAACTATCCTGGTCCAAGTGTCTGACATTAACGACAATCCCCCGCGCTTCTCCCAGCCTTCATACACTGTTTATGTGACCGAGAATAATGCCCCCGGCGCTTCCATTTGCTCTGTGAGTGCGTTCGACCCCGATTCCAACCAGAACGCGTATCTGTCTTATTCCATTCTCGAGGGTCAGATTCAGGGCATGCCCGTGTCCACTTATGTCTCAATCAACTCTGACAACGGCAATATCTACGCACTGCGCTCTTTTGATTATGAGCAACTTAGAAACTTTCAGATCCTGGTGCAGGCGCAAGACGCCGGCTTCCCCCCGCTCGCCAGTAACATCACAGTCAACGTCTTTGTCTTGGACCAGAACGACAACGCGCCTGTTATTGTGTCCCCGCTGCCTAAAAACGGCTCCGTGGCCACAGAAGTGGTTCCGCGTTCAGTCGACGCTGGGTATCTTGTTGCTAAAATCACGGCGTTAGACGCGGACGCGGGGCAGAACTCCCGGCTGTCCTACCAGGTGTTGCAGGCTACAGACCCGGGGCTGTTCAGCGTCGCTCTCTACACCGGGGAAATCAGGACTATTCGCCGCGTGGTGGAAAGAGACGCGACAAGACACAGACTGGTCATAATGGTGAAAGACAATGGGCAACCACCGCTCTCTGCCACCGTCTCCATTGTCCTCACGGTGGTTGACAGCGTGCCGGAGTCGCTGTCAGATTTCGGCGACCTCACGCTGAGCCCACAGCCCCCCTCGAACCTCGCTCTGTACCTGATCGTGTCGCTGAGCACTATTTCTTTAATATTCCTGGTGGCAATAATCGTGCTGGCTGCGATCAAGTGCTACAAGGACAGGGAGACCATCAGCGGCTACAACCTGCCGCCGttcgcctgctgctgctgcgggggaTTTCAGCCCGAGCCGCCCCCGGAGGTGTTCAAAAAATCCAACCTCAACCTGCAAATTTCATCCGCCACCAAAGTGCCCACGAACTGCATGGAG CCGTGCAGCCCCGGCAGCACACCGAGGAACAACGAGGCCAAGAGCGCGGAATGCTCGTGGAACGCGCAAAGCCGCTGCTCGTCTGTGAACAATGGGGCGACTACTCCCAACGAG CTGAAGCAGGCAAACACGGACTGGACCCTCACAAAGAACCAGAACTCTTCCATTAAAAG TTATAATTCCATCAACATGGACGGCACCCTCATGCGTAAGGCCATGCACGCGGACCCCGAGAACTACGTGACTTCCATGGCCCCCGGCCAGTACTGGACCTGGGGTACTCACATGAGAGGCATGAAAG AGTACAAGATGTCTCCCTCCTCTAGCGGGGTCGCGTCTCGTCCTTGGACTCCAAGGTGCACTCCtcccccgcagcagcagcagccaccagtgcccccccaccctcacccccacccgCCGCCCGACTACCACCACAACGTGTACATCCCCGGGACACCGTCAGGCTTCTGCACGCTGAGGCCCGCGGCCCAGCGAAGTGAGCTGGACGTGCACAATTCCTTCTCCACCTTTGGCAAGAAGCGACGCCTCCAGATGTCCCCTCAGGGGGAGGCAGCCATCATAAATAATGACCTTTACAATGACTGA
- the pcdhb gene encoding protocadherin alpha-C2, protein MRLWDTVLVLGAVWPAALCVTRYSIAEEMERGAVVANLAADLGLEPGGLAQREVKLDIFHNKKYLDVNKNTGELFIVESMDREYLCPTKTTSCFLKLDVIIESPLRIFNIELGITDINDNAPHFRRDRVELDVSESASPGERFSLPNAVDPDVGMNTIKTYSLSNSEHFAIEIQTGSDGTQYVDMVLTKSLDREQKAVHHLILTAVDGGVPVRSGTADIIVKVQDTNDNPPRFDKKVYTVNMTENTPVGALVMKLNATDLDEGLNSELVYSFTLYTSEKTQNVFAVNPETGEITVKGTVDYEDMKFYELHIEARDKGTHPLLGQCKVVILVTDINDNYPEITIQSVKNTVEENIPVGTVIALVAIRDRDTGENGKATLTFNQNLPFILNQSSERPDHYSLLVSEPLDRESVPDYDITLIVTDAGTPPLSDNETIHLHLMDINDNAPHFPQSFYTIRVTENNAPGALLSSLTAFDPDLHENQYLVYFILEKEIANTSMSMLFSINPEDGKLYGLKTFDYEIEKEFLFHIEARDSGSPPLSSNVSVHIIIVDQNDNAPVIVSPWRAQGSVVEEKIPRSTDKGSLVAKVIALDVDSVHNSRITYQLLQVTDATLFSLDQYNGEIRTMRMFSYRDPRHQRLVVVAKDNGNPALSATVTIKLSTVETAVKAYSDLTEVPLEYDIFSDLNLYLVIGLGSVSFLLLITILVTIVIKCQKPKASKAAPPCRNSVISERNSTIADSTLVSNDAYWYSLFLAETRKGKLVVRQPVPKGSRYIVSSIPRGTGMTDTSGSAPSTLQVSKQDTHLLLVIFKFASSTITFILKYL, encoded by the coding sequence ATGCGGCTTTGGGACACAGTCTTGGTCTTGGGTGCTGTATGGCCCGCTGCTTTGTGTGTGACACGGTACTCCATAGccgaggagatggagagaggggctGTGGTGGCCAACCTCGCTGCGGATTTGGGACTTGAACCAGGGGGACTGGCTCAACGGGAGGTAAAACTTGATATCTTCCATAATAAAAAATATCTAGATGTCAATAAAAATACAGGGGAGTTGTTTATAGTGGAGAGCATGGACAGGGAATATCTCTGTCCGACCAAAACGACGTCCTGCTTTCTGAAGCTCGATGTCATCATAGAAAGCCCATTGCGCATTTTTAACATTGAACTTGGAATAACGGACATAAATGATAATGCTCCACACTTTCGACGTGACAGAGTCGAGCTCGACGTCTCGGAATCGGCGTCGCCCGGGGAGAGATTCTCCCTCCCCAACGCGGTGGATCCAGATGTTGGCATGAATACGATTAAAACCTACTCGCTGAGCAACAGCGAACACTTCGCCATAGAaatccagacaggaagtgatgggaCACAATATGTTGATATGGTGCTCACCAAGTCTTTAGACCGAGAGCAGAAGGCTGTGCATCATTTAATTCTGACGGCCGTGGACGGAGGAGTGCCTGTGCGCTCCGGCACCGCGGATATTATTGTGAAAGTACAAGACACGAACGACAACCCTCCCCGCTTTGACAAGAAGGTTTACACGGTCAATATGACAGAAAACACGCCAGTCGGCGCCTTGGTGATGAAACTGAACGCCACTGATCTGGATGAAGGTCTGAATTCAGAGTTAGTCTACTCCTTCACGCTTTACACGTCAGAAAAGACGCAAAATGTCTTCGCGGTGAATCCAGAGACGGGCGAGATCACTGTGAAAGGCACCGTCGATTATGAAGACATGAAGTTTTACGAGCTGCACATCGAGGCCAGAGACAAAGGGACACATCCCTTATTGGGACAGTGCAAAGTGGTCATCCTCGTGACGGACATCAATGATAATTATCCCGAAATTACAATACAGTCTGTTAAAAACACGGTGGAGGAGAATATCCCAGTAGGAACCGTCATTGCGCTGGTGGCCATAagggacagagacacaggagaaaaCGGCAAAGCAACATTAACTTTTAATCAGAACCTTCCATTTATTCTTAACCAGTCGTCGGAGAGACCAGATCATTACAGCCTTTTAGTGTCTGAACCGTTAGACCGCGAGTCAGTGCCGGATTATGACATCACACTGATTGTGACAGATGCGGGAACGCCTCCTTTATCTGACAATGAAACCATACATTTACACCTAATGGACATTAATGATAATGCTCCTCACTTCCCTCAGTCATTTTATACGATACGTGTCACTGAGAATAACGCACCGGGGGCCTTGCTCAGTTCTCTGACGGCCTTTGACCCTGACCTCCACGAGAACCAGTATTTAGTTTACTTCATCCTAGAGAAGGAGATCGCCAACACGTCCATGTCCATGTTGTTCTCCATCAACCCAGAGGACGGAAAACTTTATGGGCTGAAAACTTTTGACTATGAGATTGAGAAGGAGTTTCTTTTCCACATTGAGGCCAGAGactctggttctcctccactcagcagcaacgtgagcgTCCACATCATTATTGTGGACcagaacgacaacgctccgGTCATTGTGTCTCCGTGGCGTGCGCAGGGCTCTGTGGTGGAGGAAAAGATCCCCAGATCCACTGACAAAGGTTCTCTGGTTGCCAAGGTGATAGCTTTAGACGTGGACTCGGTGCACAACTCCAGGATCACCTACCAGTTACTCCAGGTGACTGACGCCACCTTGTTCAGTCTGGATCAGTACAACGGAGAGATCCGGACCATGAGGATGTTCAGCTACAGAGATCCACGCCACCAGAGACTGGTTGTTGTTGCCAAGGACAACGGGAACCCTGCTCTGTCTGCCACCGTCACCATTAAGCTGTCCACAGTGGAGACTGCTGTTAAAGCCTACTCTGACCTGACTGAGGTTCCTCTGGAATACGACATCTTCTCAGACCTGAACCTGTACCTGGTCATCGGTCTGGGCTCagtgtcatttctgctgctcatcaccATCCTGGTCACCATCGTCATCAAGTGTCAGAAACCCAAGGCCAGCAAggctgctcctccctgcaggaacAGTGTGATCAGTGAGAGAAACTCCACCATCGCTGATTCCACTCTGGTGTCCAACGATGCGTACTGGTACAGCCTGTTTCTAGCAGAGACCAGGAAAGGGAAACTGGTGGTTAGACAGCCTGTGCCAAAGGGCTCCAGGTACATCGTGTCCAGTATACCCAGAGGTACAGGAATGACCGACACTAGTGGCTCCGCTCCCTCTACTCTGCAGGTGAGCAAACAAGACACACATTTGCTTTTAGTAATATTTAAGTTTGCATCTTCAACTattacattcattttaaaatatttgtaa
- the LOC130531893 gene encoding LOW QUALITY PROTEIN: protocadherin alpha-C2-like (The sequence of the model RefSeq protein was modified relative to this genomic sequence to represent the inferred CDS: inserted 1 base in 1 codon): MGTTVTMRQNKRYVAIMALFSIVYGTSASVTHYSIPEEMKEGSVVANLATDLGLDVKTLNQRKMRLDIIANKKYLDVNKETGELYVVEKIDREYICPTKTTTSCYLRLEVILENPLRIFNIEVELLDINDNAPQFRRDAIHLDISEATPRGERFSLSNAVDPDVGSNSVKTYQLSENDYFNIEVQTGREGTKFADLILKTTLDREQQSVHNLILTAVDGGKPARSGTASVIVHVMDTNDNSPTFDQINYNLEIMENSPIGSLVIHLNATDLDEGSNSDLTYSYSLYTSEKTQETFHLNPSTGEITVKGLLNYEDFKIYDMEVIATDKGVNSLSGQCTIKIVVEDMNDNHPEISIKSFQTPVNENIDVDTVIAVVSVSDKDSGDNGVVDLHIPDKMPFKLRQSSDNYYELVVSEPLDREKVPEYDITFTVTDRGSPPLSDNETMTLELLDINDNVPHFPQSFYTIRVTENNAPGALLSSLTAFDPDLHENQYLVYFILEKEIANTSMSMLFSINPEDGKLYGLKTFDYEIEKEFLFHIEARDSGSPPLSSNVSVHIIIVDQNDNAPVIVSPWRAQGSVVEEKIPRSTDKGSLVAKVIALDVDSVHNSRITYQLLQVTDATLFSLDQYNGEIRTMRMFSYRDPRHQRLVVVAKDNGNPALSATVTIKLSTVETAVKAYSDLTEVPLEYDIFSDLNLYLVIGLGSVSFLLLITILVTIVIKCQKPKASKAAPPCRNSVISERNSTIADSTLVSNDAYWYSLFLAETRKGKLVVRQPVPKGSRYIVSSIPRGTGMTDTSGSAPSTLQVSKQDTHLLSVIFRFXIFNYYTYFTILV; this comes from the exons ATGGGGACCACTGTAACGATGCGCCAAAACAAAAGGTACGTGGCGATCATGGCTTTATTTTCTATCGTTTACGGGACATCTGCTTCGGTGACACATTATTCAATaccagaggaaatgaaagaaggaTCGGTGGTCGCAAATCTCGCCACAGATCTCGGCCTTGACGTGAAAACGCTGAATCAGAGGAAGATGCGTCTCGACATCATCGCCAATAAGAAATATCTGGATGTGAACAAAGAGACAGGAGAACTGTATGTTGTGGAGAAGATTGACAGAGAATATATTTGTCCGACGAAGACAACGACATCTTGCTATCTCAGGTTGGAAGTAATACTTGAGAATCCACTTCGTATTTTTAATATTGAAGTCGAACTACTGGATATAAACGACAACGCCCCGCAATTTCGGAGAGACGCTATTCATTTAGACATATCTGAAGCGACACCGAGGGGAGAGAGATTCTCTCTCAGTAACGCAGTTGATCCTGATGTTGGAAGTAATTCTGTAAAAACATATCAGCTCAGtgaaaatgattattttaaCATTGAAgttcagacaggaagagagggaacCAAATTTGCCGATTTAATCTTAAAAACGACCTTAGATCGTGAGCAGCAGTCTGTCCATAATTTAATTCTGACAGCGGTAGATGGAGGGAAACCTGCTCGGTCTGGTACTGCAAGTGTGATCGTTCATGTGATGGACACAAACGATAATTCACCCACATTTGATCAAATTAATTATAATTTAGAAATAATGGAGAATTCCCCTATTGGAAGCCTGGTTATTCACCTGAATGCAACAGACTTGGATGAAGGATCAAATTCAGATTTAACATATTCATACAGTTTATACAcatcagagaaaacacaggaaacatttcatttaaatccaTCCACAGGTGAAATTACAGTTAAAGGACTATTAAACTATGAGGATTTTAAAATTTATGACATGGAGGTGATAGCCACTGACAAAGGAGTCAATAGTTTATCAGGACAGtgtacaatcaaaattgtaGTTGAAGATATGAACGATAACCACCCAGAAATATCTATCAAGTCATTTCAGACTCCAGTCAATGAAAACATAGATGTAGACACAGTGATAGCTGTAGTTAGTGTGAGTGATAAAGACTCAGGAGATAATGGAGTGGTTGATCTGCATATTCCTGATAAAATGCCTTTTAAACTGAGGCAATCCTCTGATAACTATTATGAATTAGTGGTGTCAGAGCCGTTAGACCGTGAGAAGGTTCCAGAGTACGACATCACTTTCACAGTAACAGACAGAGGCTCTCCTCCTTTATCGGACAATGAAACCATGacgttggagctgctggacattaATGATAATGTTCCTCACTTCCCTCAGTCATTTTATACGATACGTGTCACTGAGAATAACGCACCGGGGGCCTTGCTCAGTTCTCTGACTGCCTTTGACCCTGACCTCCACGAGAACCAGTATTTAGTTTACTTCATCCTAGAGAAGGAGATCGCCAACACGTCCATGTCCATGTTGTTCTCCATCAACCCAGAGGACGGAAAACTTTATGGGCTGAAAACTTTTGACTATGAGATTGAGAAGGAGTTTCTTTTCCACATTGAGGCCAGAGactctggttctcctccactcagcagcaacgtgagcgTCCACATCATTATTGTGGACcagaacgacaacgctccgGTCATTGTGTCTCCGTGGCGTGCGCAGGGCTCTGTGGTGGAGGAAAAGATCCCCAGATCCACTGACAAAGGTTCTCTGGTTGCCAAGGTGATAGCTTTAGACGTGGACTCGGTGCACAACTCCAGGATCACCTACCAGTTACTCCAGGTGACTGACGCCACCTTGTTCAGTCTGGATCAGTACAACGGAGAGATCCGGACCATGAGGATGTTCAGCTACAGAGATCCACGCCACCAGAGACTGGTTGTTGTTGCCAAGGACAACGGGAACCCTGCTCTGTCTGCCACCGTCACCATTAAGCTGTCCACAGTGGAGACTGCTGTTAAAGCCTACTCTGACCTGACTGAGGTTCCTCTGGAATACGACATCTTCTCAGACCTGAACCTGTACCTGGTCATCGGTCTGGGCTCagtgtcatttctgctgctcatcaccATCCTGGTCACCATCGTCATCAAGTGTCAGAAACCCAAGGCCAGCAAggctgctcctccctgcaggaacAGTGTGATCAGTGAGAGGAACTCCACCATCGCTGATTCCACTCTGGTGTCCAACGATGCGTACTGGTACAGCCTGTTTCTAGCAGAGACCAGGAAAGGGAAACTGGTGGTTAGACAGCCTGTGCCAAAGGGCTCCAGGTACATCGTGTCCAGTATACCCAGAGGTACAGGAATGACCGACACTAGTGGCTCCGCTCCCTCTACTCTGCAGGTGAGCAAACAAGACACACATTTGCTTTCAGTAATATTTAGGT GCATCTTCAACTATTACACTTATTTTACAATTTTAGTGTGA
- the si:ch73-233f7.1 gene encoding protocadherin-10 isoform X1: MDCRLSRGSWVPVAGLVICLLLCACVVDLVLAQIRYSIPEELEHGAFVGNIAEDLGLDVAKLSARRFRIVSGAKKQYLEVNLENGILFVNEKIDREELCERSPSCFLHLQVVIENPLELYRVEVEILDVNDNSPSFPWSEFNLDITESAAPGSRFPLESAQDQDVGTNSLRSYTLSANAHFVLNIQTRNDGSKFAELVLDTPLDREQQKKHEMVLTAFDGGSPERSGTAVITITVLDANDNVPVFDRAVYRANLVENAPRGTLVLKLNASDLDEGSNGEVTYAFSGHAPLKVRELFNVDPYTGEIRVKGVVDYEKASVYELFVQAKDRGPSAVAVHSKVLVDILDVNDNAPEVILTSVSTPVQEDAPPGTVIAVISVMDRDSAENGNVDCQIPSNVPFQLHSSFRNYYTLVTSEYLDREAVPEYNITLTARDLGAPSLSTRKTILVQVSDINDNPPRFSQPSYTVYVTENNAPGASICSVSAFDPDSNQNAYLSYSILEGQIQGMPVSTYVSINSDNGNIYALRSFDYEQLRNFQILVQAQDAGFPPLASNITVNVFVLDQNDNAPVIVSPLPKNGSVATEVVPRSVDAGYLVAKITALDADAGQNSRLSYQVLQATDPGLFSVALYTGEIRTIRRVVERDATRHRLVIMVKDNGQPPLSATVSIVLTVVDSVPESLSDFGDLTLSPQPPSNLALYLIVSLSTISLIFLVAIIVLAAIKCYKDRETISGYNLPPFACCCCGGFQPEPPPEVFKKSNLNLQISSATKVPTNCMEVNGNSTLSQSYCYKVCLTPESAKSDFMFLKPCSPGSTPRNNEAKSAECSWNAQSRCSSVNNGATTPNELKQANTDWTLTKNQNSSIKSYNSINMDGTLMRKAMHADPENYVTSMAPGQYWTWGTHMRGMKEYKMSPSSSGVASRPWTPRCTPPPQQQQPPVPPHPHPHPPPDYHHNVYIPGTPSGFCTLRPAAQRSELDVHNSFSTFGKKRRLQMSPQGEAAIINNDLYND, translated from the exons ATGGATTGCAGACTATCCAGAGGCAGCTGGGTACCGGTAGCTGGCTTGGTTATATGTCTgcttctgtgtgcgtgtgtggtggaCTTGGTCCTCGCTCAGATTCGGTACTCCATCCCCGAGGAGCTGGAACATGGAGCTTTCGTGGGCAACATCGCCGAAGACTTGGGACTGGACGTGGCCAAGCTGTCGGCGCGTCGCTTTCGCATCGTCTCCGGCGCAAAGAAACAATATTTAGAAGTGAACCTTGAAAATGGCATCCTATTTGTGAACGAGAAAAttgacagagaggagctgtgcgAGCGAAGCCCCAGCTGTTTTTTACACCTACAAGTGGTGATTGAGAACCCCTTAGAGTTATACAGAGTGGAAGTGGAGATTTTAGACGTAAATGACAACTCGCCCAGTTTCCCGTGGAGCGAGTTTAACCTCGACATCACGGAATCGGCTGCGCCGGGCTCCCGTTTCCCGTTGGAGAGCGCACAGGACCAAGACGTGGGCACCAACTCTCTGCGCTCCTACACGCTCAGTGCGAACGCGCACTTCGTGCTGAATATCCAGACGCGCAACGATGGAAGCAAGTTCGCCGAGCTCGTCCTGGACACTCCGCTGGACCGGGAACAGCAGAAAAAACACGAAATGGTTCTGACTGCTTTCGACGGGGGGTCTCCGGAACGGTCCGGCACAGCTGTGATAACTATCACCGTGTTAGACGCCAACGATAACGTCCCCGTGTTTGACCGCGCCGTCTACCGGGCGAACCTGGTGGAGAACGCACCGAGGGGGACGCTGGTGCTGAAGCTGAATGCCTCAGACCTGGATGAGGGCTCGAACGGAGAAGTGACATACGCGTTTAGCGGCCACGCACCGCTCAAGGTGCGCGAACTATTCAACGTGGACCCGTACACGGGAGAAATCCGAGTGAAAGGCGTTGTGGACTATGAGAAAGCCAGCGTGTACGAGCTGTTCGTGCAGGCTAAGGATCGGGGACCCTCGGCGGTGGCGGTGCACAGTAAAGTATTGGTCGACATCCTGGACGTGAATGACAACGCACCTGAGGTCATCCTCACATCGGTGTCCACCCCCGTCCAGGAGGACGCGCCACCGGGCACGGTGATTGCCGTGATCAGCGTCATGGATCGCGACTCGGCGGAGAACGGGAACGTTGACTGTCAAATTCCGAGCAACGTCCCCTTTCAGTTGCACTCATCTTTTAGAAATTATTACACCCTGGTGACAAGCgagtacctggacagggaagcGGTGCCTGAGTACAACATCACGCTGACAGCCCGAGACCTGGGCGCCCCCTCGCTCTCCACCAGGAAAACTATCCTGGTCCAAGTGTCTGACATTAACGACAATCCCCCGCGCTTCTCCCAGCCTTCATACACTGTTTATGTGACCGAGAATAATGCCCCCGGCGCTTCCATTTGCTCTGTGAGTGCGTTCGACCCCGATTCCAACCAGAACGCGTATCTGTCTTATTCCATTCTCGAGGGTCAGATTCAGGGCATGCCCGTGTCCACTTATGTCTCAATCAACTCTGACAACGGCAATATCTACGCACTGCGCTCTTTTGATTATGAGCAACTTAGAAACTTTCAGATCCTGGTGCAGGCGCAAGACGCCGGCTTCCCCCCGCTCGCCAGTAACATCACAGTCAACGTCTTTGTCTTGGACCAGAACGACAACGCGCCTGTTATTGTGTCCCCGCTGCCTAAAAACGGCTCCGTGGCCACAGAAGTGGTTCCGCGTTCAGTCGACGCTGGGTATCTTGTTGCTAAAATCACGGCGTTAGACGCGGACGCGGGGCAGAACTCCCGGCTGTCCTACCAGGTGTTGCAGGCTACAGACCCGGGGCTGTTCAGCGTCGCTCTCTACACCGGGGAAATCAGGACTATTCGCCGCGTGGTGGAAAGAGACGCGACAAGACACAGACTGGTCATAATGGTGAAAGACAATGGGCAACCACCGCTCTCTGCCACCGTCTCCATTGTCCTCACGGTGGTTGACAGCGTGCCGGAGTCGCTGTCAGATTTCGGCGACCTCACGCTGAGCCCACAGCCCCCCTCGAACCTCGCTCTGTACCTGATCGTGTCGCTGAGCACTATTTCTTTAATATTCCTGGTGGCAATAATCGTGCTGGCTGCGATCAAGTGCTACAAGGACAGGGAGACCATCAGCGGCTACAACCTGCCGCCGttcgcctgctgctgctgcgggggaTTTCAGCCCGAGCCGCCCCCGGAGGTGTTCAAAAAATCCAACCTCAACCTGCAAATTTCATCCGCCACCAAAGTGCCCACGAACTGCATGGAGGTGAATGGAAACAGCACTCTCTCACAATCATATTGTTATaaagtgtgcctgactcccgaATCAGCCAAAAGTGACTTCATGTTTCTGAAGCCGTGCAGCCCCGGCAGCACACCGAGGAACAACGAGGCCAAGAGCGCGGAATGCTCGTGGAACGCGCAAAGCCGCTGCTCGTCTGTGAACAATGGGGCGACTACTCCCAACGAG CTGAAGCAGGCAAACACGGACTGGACCCTCACAAAGAACCAGAACTCTTCCATTAAAAG TTATAATTCCATCAACATGGACGGCACCCTCATGCGTAAGGCCATGCACGCGGACCCCGAGAACTACGTGACTTCCATGGCCCCCGGCCAGTACTGGACCTGGGGTACTCACATGAGAGGCATGAAAG AGTACAAGATGTCTCCCTCCTCTAGCGGGGTCGCGTCTCGTCCTTGGACTCCAAGGTGCACTCCtcccccgcagcagcagcagccaccagtgcccccccaccctcacccccacccgCCGCCCGACTACCACCACAACGTGTACATCCCCGGGACACCGTCAGGCTTCTGCACGCTGAGGCCCGCGGCCCAGCGAAGTGAGCTGGACGTGCACAATTCCTTCTCCACCTTTGGCAAGAAGCGACGCCTCCAGATGTCCCCTCAGGGGGAGGCAGCCATCATAAATAATGACCTTTACAATGACTGA